The Mycteria americana isolate JAX WOST 10 ecotype Jacksonville Zoo and Gardens chromosome 18, USCA_MyAme_1.0, whole genome shotgun sequence genome window below encodes:
- the LOC142418694 gene encoding transcription factor HES-5-like, giving the protein MAPSTVFMEPDNLLTPKEKNKLRKPVVEKMRRDRINSSIEQLKLLLEKEFQRHQPNSKLEKADILEMTVSYLKQQSQLQMKTAGSFHKSSQFDFREGYSRCLQEAFHFLSLHKVRTETQTKLLSHFQKSQSAATEVAFSPGNPSTLKQASPKDASTLWRPW; this is encoded by the exons ATGGCTCCCAGCACTGTTTTCATGGAGCCTGACAACCTGCTGAcaccaaaggagaaaaacaaa CTGAGGAAGCCGGTGGTGGAGAAAATGCGCCGTGACCGGATTAACAGCAGCATCGAGCAGCTGAAACTGCTCCTGGAGAAGGAGTTTCAGAGACACCAGCCCAACTCCAAGCTGGAGAAAGCCGACATCCTGGAGATGACTGTCAGCTACCtgaagcagcagagccagctgcagatGAAGA CTGCAGGATCCTTCCACAAAAGCTCTCAGTTTGACTTCAGAGAGGGCTATTCTAGGTGTTTGCAAGAAGCTTTCCATTTCCTCTCTCTTCATAAAGTTCGAACTGAAACACAGACCAAACTTTTAAGCCACTTCCAGAAGAGCCAGTCAGCCGCTACAGAGGTCGCCTTTTCCCCTGGGAACCCCAGCACCCTGAAGCAAGCATCTCCGAAAGATGCCAGTACCCTCTGGAGGCCCTGGTAG
- the TNFRSF14 gene encoding tumor necrosis factor receptor superfamily member 14 → MGRRARAAARVGRPLRRRGAPRPPDAARRTMRLVFAVVLVTQLDRVDALDCELGEYPIGAECCPMCAAGLRVFKHCTANSSTTCIPCVEDTYTDHPNGLEHCRKCKLCDKGANLVPEVACTYTKNTACGCLPGYFCSYFGTEDCEFCQRYTVCFPGTMVKERGTKTTDNVCEVCPPGTSSTANMSDSCTPWSRLKENGLVQEEDGNPSSNSSATAIVASVLGTVLVVAVCLIYVWQRRKRKNYMPPVQESGSGPQGQALILTTENEDQTTVPVQETSAEPEETRPE, encoded by the exons aTGGGGCGGCGAGCCCGCGCCGCGGCGCGCGTGGGGAGGCCGCTGAGGcgccgcggagccccgcggcccccggaCGCTGCCCGGCGGACCATGCGCCTG GTTTTTGCCGTCGTGCTGGTCACGCAGCTGGATCGCGTGGATGCCTTGGACTGTGAGCTGGGAGAATATCCCATAGGTGCCGAGTGCTGCCCGATGTGCGCTGCGG GACTTCGGGTTTTCAAGCATTGCACTGCAAATTCCAGCACGACATGCATACCTTGTGTTGAGGATACATATACAGATCATCCCAATGGTTTAGAACACTGCAGGAAATGTAAACTGTGTGATAAAG GAGCCAACCTAGTGCCAGAAGTAGCGTGTACCTATACGAAGAATACTGCGTGTGGCTGTCTGCCTGGGTATTTCTGCAGTTATTTTGGGACCGAAGACTGTGAATTTTGTCAACGCTACACTGTCTGCTTTCCTGGCACTATGGTAAAAGAAAGGG GCACAAAGACCACCGACAATGTGTGTGAAGTCTGTCCTCCTGGAACCTCCTCAACAGCCAACATGTCCGACAGTTGTACACCATGGTCCAG ACTTAAGGAGAATGGCCTGGTACAAGAAGAGGACGGGAATCCTTCCTCAAATTCCTCTGCTACGGCAATTGTTGCTTCTGTTCTTGGAACTGTGTTAGTTGTTGCAGTTTGCCTTATATATGTctggcaaaggaggaaaaggaaaaattacatgCCAC cgGTGCAGGAATCAGGC AGTGGACCGCAGGGTCAGGCTTTGATATTAACCACAGAGAATGAGGATCAAACAACTGTTCCTGTGCAGGAAACCAGTGCCGAACCTGAAGAAACCAGGCCTGAGTAG